In Sceloporus undulatus isolate JIND9_A2432 ecotype Alabama chromosome 7, SceUnd_v1.1, whole genome shotgun sequence, one DNA window encodes the following:
- the SMIM24 gene encoding small integral membrane protein 24: MALSLYVILLVGFALTPGSYGQGEVTGTTEGSNKLQPWLVGLAAVVGFLGLMFVASLVNRIFFSNKTKDEPNADKDIELRTKPNIYDNIAVDLDEEGPSKVEEGPSSEAKVDDKNLTSM; the protein is encoded by the exons ATGGCGTTGTCTTTGTATGTGATTCTGCTGGTAGGATTTGCACTCACTCCCGGCTCGTACGGGCAAG GAGAGGTAACCGGAACCACTGAGGGTTCAAACAAGCTCCAGCCCTGGCTGGTGGGTCTGGCCGCTGTGGTTGGCTTCCTTGGACTGATGTTCGTGGCATCGCTGGTCAATAGGATCTTCTTCTCCAATAAGAC GAAGGACGAACCAAATGCGGATAAAGACATTGAACTCAG aACTAAACCCAACATTTATGACAACATTGCTGTGGATCTAGATGAAGAGGGCCCATCCAAAGTGGAAGAAGGCCCATCCTCTGAAGCCAAAGTGGACGACAAAAACCTGACCAGCATGTGA
- the DOHH gene encoding deoxyhypusine hydroxylase, with protein MVTEKEVEMIGRTLVDSQRPLTDRFRALFTLRNLGGPAAIEWISKTFADDSALLKHELAYCLGQMQDERAIPVLVEVLQDVRQEPMVRHEAGEALGAIGNPKVLDILKQYADDPVIEVAETCQLAVKRIDWLQENKDKPVTGPYCSVDPAPPAEEVNVGKLRQVLLDESRPLFERYRAMFALRNLGGEAAVLALADGLQCGSALFRHEIAYVLGQMQHEAGVPQLTASLESAAENPMVRHECAEALGSIAKASCLATLQTYAQDKERVVRESCEVALDMYDYENGTDFQYADGLSKLKTSN; from the exons ATGGTGACCGAGAAGGAAGTCGAGATGATCGGCCGGACTCTGGTGGATTCCCAGAGACCTCTGACGGACCGTTTCCGGGCGCTTTTCACCCTCCGAAACCTGGGGGGCCCTGCGGCCATTGAGTGGATCAGCAAGACCTTTGCGGACGACTCGGCTCTCCTCAAGCACGAACTCGCTTATTGCCTCGGACAGAtgcaggacgagagagccatccCCGTTCTCGTTGAGGTCCTCCAAGACGTCCGTCAGGAACCCATGGTCCGCCACGAAGCAG GAGAGGCTTTGGGAGCTATTGGGAACCCCAAAGTCCTGGACATCTTGAAGCAATATGCTGACGATCCTGTCATTGAG GTGGCGGAGACGTGCCAGTTGGCCGTAAAGAGGATAGATTGGCTCCAGGAGAACAAggacaaacctgtcacagggcCTTACTGTTCTGTGGACCCGGCGCCTCCAGCTGAGGAGGTCAACGTGGGGAAACTAAGGCAAGTTTTACTGGACGAGTCACGACCGCTATTTGAGCGCTACCGGGCCATGTTTGCACTTCGGAACCTGGGAGGAGAAGCTGCTGTCTTGGCCTTGGCTGATG gCCTGCAGTGTGGCAGTGCCCTCTTCCGCCATGAAATCGCTTATGTCTTAGGCCAGATGCAGCACGAAGCCGGTGTCCCACAGCTAACGGCGTCTTTGGAGAGCGCTGCTGAGAACCCCATGGTACGCCACGAATGTGCCGAAGCATTGGGCTCCATTGCCAAGGCGTCTTGCTTGGCCACCTTGCAGACTTATGCCCAGGACAAGGAGCGGGTGGTCCGCGAGAGCTGCGAAGTCGCCTTGGACATGTACGACTATGAGAACGGGACGGATTTCCAGTATGCCGACGGACTGAGCAAACTGAAGACCTCAAACTGA